A region of the Corvus moneduloides isolate bCorMon1 chromosome 26, bCorMon1.pri, whole genome shotgun sequence genome:
TGATCggggctgtcagagcccagggctggcagctgcatctctggggaaagaggaagggagTGACGGTCTtgtgcagagagaggctgggactTGGCTGAGGTGGCTCCTGGGCTTTGAGGTGGGCACTGCAGTGTGGGCCAGGAGgtgccttggctgcagggtgCTTGGGGGCACCGCTGCTTCTCAAGCGTCCTTAcattctgcttctccctgccctctgtgccaggtGCACCTGTGACCCCGAGCCATGTCCTGCAAcccttgctgccagccctgcggcccctgcccgctggccaacagctgcaatgagtgctgtgtcaggcagtgccagagctccacCGTCGTCATTGAACCCTCCCCAGTGGTGGTGACCCTGCCTggccccatcctcagctccttcccacagaacaccgtggtgggatcctccacctccgctgctgttggcagcatcctcagctctggtGGAGTGCCCATCAACTCTGGTGGCTTTGACCTCTCCTGCATCACCAGCGGCTATGGTGGCAGCAGATGTCGTCCCTGCTAAATCTGCTGGCAACGTCTTTAGGCAAGAACTTCCAAGACCTCAGAACCTGGTTTTGGGCAGGAGATAGAGCTTTGGGACATTGTAATCAGAGTTTCAAGTCATTGTCCccttcttctcctctctccttttgctctttcttttgctgtccATGTCTCCTCCATCCAGTCTAGTGGAGACCTGttgccctcccctccctctgcagGCCAGGCAGAGGGACATCCCTACTGCAACTTagtggctgctcctggtgccctCTCTGAGCCActctgagtatttttttcctctgcactcAATAAAGCTGTTTTGCATCCATGTATGGGCCTCTGAGTCCTCCTTCGTTGTGTAACAATTCTTCCAGTCTGCTCAGGGAAAATAGCTGGAGGAAGCAAATGCTG
Encoded here:
- the LOC116456070 gene encoding feather keratin Cos1-1/Cos1-3/Cos2-1-like, translated to MSCNPCCQPCGPCPLANSCNECCVRQCQSSTVVIEPSPVVVTLPGPILSSFPQNTVVGSSTSAAVGSILSSGGVPINSGGFDLSCITSGYGGSRCRPC